A region from the Bdellovibrio bacteriovorus genome encodes:
- a CDS encoding tail fiber domain-containing protein, translating to MRAGTSLILCLVFFAMSAVHAAPALFTYQGRILKADGQALEHSSVSFIFEVTNPNGTCVIYREQKDGINMVNSKGVFDVPIGSGTKLFPADPFYSLLDAFNNAKTHDCVGGATYSALSGDIRLLKVQFHDGSGWKVISPSNEIRTVPFSAYAHSSERLGTKTENDFFVKTGLPACSAGEFLSWDGTALGCAPVSGASGGTVTNVTSANSYITVTSGTSTPQLTLNVGTGAGTVAAGNDSRLSDARTPTGTASGDLSGTYPNPSVAKIQNVAVANAAPSANQFFKFDGSQWTGSSIAISDVTNLSATLATYKTTASFNTAVGSANCAAHQTPYWNSVSGSFQCQAINVSVAGDVSGTIGAVSVNKIKGVDVDTTGLTSGQVLKYDGTKWAPANDSNAGGTVTNIATGTGLSGGPITATGTISLANTAVTAGSYGSTTQVGTFTVDAQGRLTAASNTAIAFPVTSVATKTGAVTLDYGDITSAASKYLTYRPNNVACTDGQTLKWVTANLRWECANDTDTSSGGTVTNIATGTGLSGGPITSTGTISLANTAVTAGSYTRANITVDAQGRLTSATNGGAINLATEVTGTLPIANGGTGQTSATAAFNALSPLTTKGDLVVNDGTNDIRLPVGTNGQVLSANSAQASGLQWVTPPNGTVTSVSGTAPIAVATGTSTPVISISDATTSAKGAVQVGAGIAVTSGTISADPANFPTTVPVSKGGTGATSLTANRLLASNGTGSAVTAFNCAVGQLLTFDGTGMMTCTSFANGSVFVNGGNSFAGTATLGTNDANSLVLETNNSARITILSGGNVGIKEASPAGNLHITDAAGADIRLQDNNATTPAALRILSEGGVNYIESGANFTSGSAADLHFTDMMGQKRWMTVKANGWVGIGDTTPSSQLEVTSLSTSPTVVARFNMLPVPTADVAGNLHGSWSTITPNNGFNYSGSIYGAVNRIETGASQTGSINAAVGTTADVYNKSSSAIGTASGVYGAVLNTSTGSVSAARAGYFTVTNSGGGTVNNAYGIYIDGIAGTSKYGLYQADAAANNYFAGRLGVNTNAPLGNLHIGSSGTGAFAYSSFQMGSDATATHNFHWANEYTNGARSLRLYNGNLGSGTPLMSVNAAGGVTMGEGTGGAGLLSLKPGNIDHVYLQLFARTASPNTRSAWIGFGANATIDLSVTNELEGGQIYFNTKSGGAQSARIIFAADGTAYKPGGGSWAATSDARLKTDIKDFNPGLDELLKVHPVSFRYNGKGGTVDDGKHYIGVIAQELAPIAPYMIQKEKTKINKTDKEESEIYKVDPSAFTYMLINSIKQLTQKFSSFESKVKSLFNNHEDRLENLEKQMVLLQKQNEELKRQNEELIKHLKSQGETRAPASSK from the coding sequence ATGAGAGCCGGTACGTCACTTATTCTATGTCTCGTTTTTTTTGCCATGTCTGCGGTCCATGCGGCGCCGGCCTTATTCACCTATCAAGGGCGTATCTTAAAAGCAGATGGTCAGGCCTTAGAACACAGCTCTGTCAGTTTTATTTTTGAAGTCACAAACCCTAACGGCACTTGTGTAATTTATCGTGAACAAAAAGACGGCATTAACATGGTGAACTCCAAGGGCGTCTTTGATGTGCCTATTGGTTCAGGCACAAAACTTTTTCCTGCCGATCCTTTCTATTCTCTCTTAGACGCTTTCAACAACGCCAAGACACATGATTGCGTCGGCGGGGCAACTTATTCGGCGTTATCCGGGGACATTCGCCTTCTTAAAGTTCAGTTTCATGATGGCAGTGGCTGGAAAGTCATTTCACCGTCGAATGAAATCCGCACAGTTCCTTTTTCCGCGTATGCTCATTCCTCTGAAAGATTGGGTACTAAAACGGAAAATGATTTCTTCGTCAAAACGGGATTGCCAGCCTGTTCTGCAGGTGAGTTCTTAAGCTGGGATGGAACGGCTTTAGGATGTGCACCCGTCTCAGGAGCCAGCGGTGGCACCGTCACCAACGTGACTTCTGCTAACTCTTACATCACTGTTACCAGCGGAACTTCCACACCCCAACTGACGTTGAATGTGGGCACGGGAGCGGGCACTGTCGCTGCCGGAAATGATTCACGCTTGAGCGATGCTCGTACGCCCACGGGAACTGCGAGTGGGGATCTTAGTGGCACTTATCCCAATCCTTCTGTTGCAAAAATTCAAAATGTGGCAGTTGCAAATGCGGCCCCTTCTGCAAATCAGTTTTTTAAATTTGATGGGTCTCAGTGGACTGGCTCTTCTATTGCAATTTCAGATGTTACGAACTTAAGTGCAACGCTCGCGACCTATAAAACGACGGCTTCGTTTAATACCGCCGTCGGCAGTGCGAACTGTGCGGCTCACCAAACTCCTTACTGGAATTCAGTGTCTGGTTCATTTCAGTGTCAGGCGATCAATGTTTCTGTTGCTGGAGACGTCAGCGGAACAATCGGCGCCGTTTCGGTTAATAAAATCAAAGGTGTCGACGTCGATACGACAGGCTTAACTTCGGGACAAGTTTTAAAATATGATGGAACTAAGTGGGCTCCGGCTAATGACAGCAATGCTGGCGGCACCGTTACTAATATTGCAACGGGAACAGGTCTTAGTGGCGGACCTATTACTGCAACTGGAACTATTTCGTTAGCGAATACGGCTGTGACTGCTGGATCTTATGGCTCGACGACCCAGGTGGGAACTTTTACGGTGGATGCTCAAGGACGCTTAACGGCGGCAAGCAACACCGCGATCGCATTCCCCGTCACTTCGGTGGCAACAAAAACCGGAGCCGTCACTCTTGATTATGGTGATATCACTAGCGCTGCTTCAAAATATCTGACTTATCGTCCTAACAATGTCGCCTGTACCGACGGTCAAACTTTGAAATGGGTGACGGCGAATTTACGCTGGGAATGTGCGAACGATACGGATACATCAAGTGGCGGAACCGTCACCAATATCGCCACAGGTACGGGCCTGAGTGGTGGTCCGATTACTTCCACCGGAACTATTTCGCTTGCAAACACCGCAGTAACGGCGGGCTCCTATACTCGCGCAAATATCACTGTCGATGCCCAAGGCCGTTTAACTTCGGCAACAAATGGCGGCGCAATCAATCTTGCTACTGAAGTCACCGGCACCCTCCCTATTGCTAACGGCGGTACGGGACAAACTTCAGCAACAGCCGCTTTTAACGCTCTTTCTCCTCTGACAACCAAGGGTGATCTTGTTGTTAACGATGGCACAAATGACATTCGTCTGCCAGTGGGCACCAATGGACAAGTTCTTTCTGCAAACTCGGCACAAGCATCAGGCTTACAATGGGTGACACCTCCTAATGGAACTGTGACCAGCGTTTCAGGAACAGCTCCTATCGCCGTCGCAACGGGAACTTCAACGCCTGTTATTTCTATTAGTGATGCAACAACGAGTGCAAAAGGTGCCGTGCAAGTAGGCGCTGGTATTGCGGTCACTAGCGGTACTATCAGTGCCGATCCAGCCAATTTTCCAACGACAGTTCCCGTTTCTAAAGGTGGTACGGGAGCTACATCACTGACTGCAAACAGACTTCTCGCATCGAATGGAACCGGGTCCGCGGTCACGGCATTTAACTGCGCGGTCGGACAGCTTTTAACGTTTGATGGCACGGGAATGATGACATGTACGTCGTTTGCTAATGGTTCCGTTTTTGTAAACGGTGGTAATTCATTCGCAGGCACAGCAACGTTGGGTACAAACGATGCGAATTCACTTGTTCTAGAAACTAACAACTCCGCTCGCATAACAATTCTTTCGGGCGGCAACGTCGGTATTAAAGAAGCTTCTCCGGCCGGCAACTTGCATATCACTGACGCCGCCGGCGCAGATATTCGCTTACAAGACAACAACGCAACAACTCCTGCGGCTCTTCGCATTCTTTCTGAAGGCGGTGTTAACTACATCGAATCCGGTGCAAACTTCACCTCGGGTTCCGCGGCGGATCTTCACTTCACGGATATGATGGGACAAAAGCGCTGGATGACGGTGAAAGCCAATGGTTGGGTGGGTATCGGTGATACAACACCGTCCTCTCAACTAGAGGTCACAAGTCTGAGTACTAGTCCGACCGTCGTTGCACGATTTAATATGCTCCCGGTTCCAACAGCCGATGTCGCAGGAAACCTTCACGGCTCTTGGTCTACGATCACTCCTAACAATGGCTTCAACTATTCGGGATCTATTTATGGAGCCGTAAACCGAATCGAAACTGGAGCCAGTCAGACAGGTTCCATTAATGCCGCAGTAGGTACTACAGCTGACGTGTATAACAAATCGTCTTCCGCTATTGGCACTGCATCTGGTGTGTACGGAGCCGTCTTAAATACTTCAACCGGTTCCGTATCAGCGGCAAGAGCCGGCTACTTTACAGTTACTAACTCCGGAGGCGGGACCGTCAATAACGCCTATGGTATTTACATTGACGGCATCGCAGGTACATCCAAATACGGGCTTTATCAGGCTGATGCCGCTGCCAACAATTACTTTGCTGGAAGATTAGGTGTGAACACGAATGCCCCTCTCGGCAACCTCCATATCGGAAGTAGCGGAACTGGCGCTTTCGCTTACTCTTCCTTTCAGATGGGAAGTGACGCCACAGCAACTCATAACTTCCATTGGGCAAACGAATATACGAATGGCGCGCGGTCACTACGTCTTTATAACGGCAACTTGGGTTCAGGCACTCCTTTAATGTCCGTGAATGCGGCTGGTGGAGTCACGATGGGTGAAGGAACAGGCGGAGCCGGACTTCTTTCATTGAAACCAGGAAACATCGACCACGTTTACTTGCAGTTATTCGCGCGAACGGCTTCTCCCAACACACGTTCTGCCTGGATAGGTTTTGGCGCCAATGCGACCATTGACCTTTCTGTGACCAATGAACTTGAAGGTGGCCAAATTTATTTCAATACAAAATCCGGTGGAGCTCAAAGTGCTCGCATCATCTTCGCGGCAGATGGAACCGCTTACAAACCAGGCGGAGGCTCTTGGGCCGCCACTTCCGACGCTCGCCTTAAAACCGACATCAAAGATTTTAATCCGGGCCTTGACGAACTTCTTAAGGTTCATCCCGTGAGCTTCCGCTATAACGGTAAAGGTGGAACTGTTGACGATGGAAAACACTATATCGGGGTTATCGCACAAGAGTTAGCTCCGATTGCGCCTTACATGATTCAAAAAGAAAAGACGAAGATCAATAAGACGGACAAAGAAGAATCTGAAATTTACAAAGTGGATCCTTCGGCCTTCACTTATATGTTGATCAATTCAATCAAACAACTGACTCAGAAGTTTTCGTCCTTCGAAAGCAAAGTGAAATCCTTGTTTAACAATCATGAAGACCGCTTGGAAAACCTCGAAAAACAAATGGTTTTATTGCAAAAGCAAAATGAAGAACTGAAAAGACAGAACGAAGAACTTATAAAGCATTTGAAGTCTCAAGGTGAGACGCGTGCTCCGGCTTCTTCTAAGTAA
- a CDS encoding 50S ribosomal protein L11 methyltransferase yields MKKRRILVTTLFMSDNSYFRVRLSQVPAELEDIITTHSFECGASGVTEALAFIQPDLTYDPKLLHVRSHEVDVFFPEKPAQNFFDGLLEINGGIKWNIFEEENKDWLEEWKKGFKPFKLVGDFWVVPSWLQPPEECKHAIFIDPGMAFGTGTHATTQMMAFFIHKLAEKYKNDVKEWALLDVGTGTAILAMLAQMSGMGLVTGIEIDPEARRVARENVKLNKLEQIDIPETQIEDMRSQYDVVVANIIDGVLINIKSDLLRVLKPGGHILLTGILEERDNHFFEKFMENSGLTVLRRLEKDEWVGYWAQSKA; encoded by the coding sequence TTGAAAAAACGGCGGATTCTGGTAACAACACTCTTCATGAGTGACAATTCTTATTTCCGCGTTCGTCTAAGCCAAGTTCCAGCAGAGCTGGAAGACATCATCACCACACATAGTTTTGAATGTGGAGCCTCTGGAGTGACAGAGGCTTTGGCTTTTATTCAGCCAGATCTTACCTACGATCCTAAACTTCTTCACGTCCGCTCTCACGAAGTGGATGTGTTCTTCCCCGAAAAACCAGCACAGAATTTCTTTGATGGCCTTCTTGAAATCAACGGCGGCATCAAATGGAATATCTTTGAAGAAGAAAACAAAGACTGGCTTGAGGAATGGAAAAAAGGTTTTAAACCTTTCAAGCTCGTCGGTGATTTCTGGGTTGTTCCAAGCTGGTTGCAGCCTCCTGAAGAATGCAAACACGCGATCTTTATCGATCCGGGCATGGCATTTGGAACCGGCACTCATGCGACCACACAGATGATGGCTTTCTTTATTCATAAACTCGCTGAAAAATATAAAAACGACGTGAAAGAGTGGGCTCTTCTTGATGTCGGGACAGGCACCGCGATTTTGGCGATGCTTGCGCAAATGAGCGGCATGGGTCTTGTTACTGGAATCGAGATTGATCCGGAAGCACGCCGTGTGGCTCGTGAAAATGTGAAGTTGAATAAACTTGAACAAATCGACATTCCCGAAACACAGATTGAAGATATGCGCTCTCAATACGATGTCGTGGTTGCGAACATCATCGATGGTGTTCTGATCAACATCAAATCGGATCTTCTTCGTGTGCTAAAACCAGGTGGTCATATTCTTCTGACAGGTATTTTAGAAGAACGTGATAACCACTTCTTTGAAAAGTTCATGGAAAACTCAGGCCTCACCGTTCTTCGCCGTTTAGAAAAAGACGAGTGGGTTGGATACTGGGCGCAGTCAAAAGCATGA
- a CDS encoding RsmE family RNA methyltransferase has translation MRRYWIEKKDLFQDQVNFTGDVFHHIFDVCRQEVGSKFEVLTEDSKAYFVEVTQVSKKNATARILEERTIPPLKEPHIHLALSISRFPVMDAIMEKAVEMGVKSIQPFFSEFSFLRSGEKLSDNKVERWDKIVRSATQQSGRGDLMKVQPAISFEKVSGLINRDAGHVGLFAYEGPSTLSIKDYVQQVKSLNPQGVKAIWIIVGSEGGFSHNEVEKFQELGLRPVTLGPQVLRVETACMALVSVLKYDFDLMC, from the coding sequence ATGAGACGTTATTGGATAGAGAAAAAAGATTTATTCCAAGATCAGGTGAACTTCACTGGGGACGTCTTTCATCATATTTTCGATGTCTGTCGCCAAGAAGTAGGTTCAAAGTTTGAAGTCCTTACTGAAGACAGTAAAGCCTACTTCGTTGAAGTCACGCAAGTCTCAAAGAAAAATGCCACGGCAAGAATTCTCGAAGAGCGGACGATTCCTCCTTTGAAGGAACCGCATATTCATTTAGCACTTTCTATTTCGCGCTTCCCCGTGATGGATGCCATCATGGAAAAAGCCGTGGAGATGGGTGTGAAAAGCATTCAGCCTTTCTTTTCTGAATTCAGCTTCCTGCGCTCGGGCGAAAAACTTTCTGATAACAAGGTCGAGCGTTGGGATAAGATCGTCCGCTCCGCCACCCAACAATCTGGCCGCGGCGACCTCATGAAAGTTCAACCGGCAATCTCGTTTGAGAAAGTATCAGGTTTGATTAACCGGGACGCTGGTCATGTGGGTCTATTTGCTTATGAGGGTCCGTCGACTCTTAGCATCAAGGATTATGTTCAACAGGTGAAGTCTCTAAACCCTCAAGGCGTCAAAGCCATCTGGATTATCGTGGGTTCTGAAGGGGGATTTTCTCACAATGAAGTCGAAAAATTCCAGGAACTAGGCCTTCGCCCAGTCACCTTGGGACCCCAGGTTTTGCGAGTTGAAACGGCTTGCATGGCTCTGGTATCAGTCCTAAAGTATGACTTTGATCTGATGTGTTGA
- a CDS encoding RDD family protein, translated as MDPFEEFEFKPLTDGLGFHKKKTAGAAKDEAQTETFSKNRMMDQGLELIEESSVDPLRPPLPRKNRNSSTQIQPTPGATEVGGDGSAAVDEILKTLQKNRRLDFDNSKQKISQTAVKEEYKKATWSFSAAMLDGMLVVASSLLCMIILLVITKVDLIGNLTNPDSQGMIYLATLSLFAMVSFAYLTVNRLFMGCTPGEWAFDQRVGQPAELNKASYSLRVVARSFLVITTGFIVFPLLSTVLGQDLAGSITGARLYKKA; from the coding sequence ATGGATCCCTTCGAGGAATTTGAGTTTAAGCCGCTCACGGACGGTCTAGGTTTTCACAAAAAGAAAACAGCCGGCGCAGCCAAAGACGAAGCTCAGACAGAAACGTTTTCTAAAAACCGTATGATGGATCAAGGCTTGGAATTGATCGAGGAATCCTCTGTCGATCCTTTGCGTCCTCCTCTTCCACGCAAAAACCGCAACTCTTCAACACAAATCCAACCAACTCCGGGTGCTACGGAAGTGGGTGGTGATGGCTCTGCGGCCGTTGATGAAATTCTTAAGACGCTTCAAAAGAACCGCCGGTTGGATTTCGACAACAGCAAACAAAAAATCTCTCAAACGGCTGTTAAAGAAGAGTACAAAAAAGCGACTTGGAGTTTTTCAGCTGCCATGCTTGATGGCATGCTTGTCGTAGCTTCGAGCCTTCTTTGCATGATCATTCTTTTGGTTATCACCAAAGTCGATTTGATCGGCAACCTTACAAACCCAGACTCTCAGGGTATGATCTATCTTGCGACACTGTCTTTGTTCGCGATGGTGAGTTTTGCTTACCTGACAGTGAATCGTCTGTTCATGGGCTGCACTCCGGGTGAATGGGCTTTCGATCAACGCGTGGGTCAGCCTGCAGAGTTGAACAAAGCTTCCTACTCCTTGCGTGTGGTTGCTCGTTCATTCTTAGTGATTACGACAGGATTTATTGTATTCCCGCTTCTTTCGACTGTTCTGGGACAGGACCTTGCGGGTTCTATCACAGGCGCTCGCCTGTATAAAAAGGCATAG
- the rfaE2 gene encoding D-glycero-beta-D-manno-heptose 1-phosphate adenylyltransferase, whose translation MGQVRKFDDIETSLAPLRTQGKKVVFTNGCFDLLHVGHVRYLQEAKALGDVLVVGVNSDASVKKLKGPTRPVQIENDRAEILAALGAVDFTVIFTEETPENLIHKVRPDILVKGGDWSIESIVGAPFVMSYGGKVMSLQFVDGKSTTKLIEKAQK comes from the coding sequence ATGGGCCAAGTTCGTAAATTTGATGATATTGAAACCAGCTTGGCTCCGCTTCGCACTCAAGGAAAAAAAGTCGTCTTCACAAATGGATGCTTCGACCTTTTGCACGTCGGCCACGTTCGTTATCTTCAAGAGGCCAAAGCCTTGGGTGACGTCTTGGTTGTTGGTGTAAACTCCGATGCCAGCGTTAAAAAACTTAAAGGCCCTACTCGCCCCGTGCAAATTGAAAATGACCGTGCCGAGATCTTAGCGGCTTTAGGAGCTGTGGATTTCACGGTGATCTTCACTGAGGAAACGCCGGAAAACCTGATTCACAAAGTTCGTCCCGATATCTTAGTAAAAGGCGGCGACTGGAGTATTGAATCCATCGTCGGTGCTCCTTTTGTGATGTCCTATGGCGGGAAAGTGATGTCACTTCAATTCGTTGATGGCAAATCAACAACAAAACTGATCGAAAAAGCGCAAAAATAG
- a CDS encoding polyphosphate polymerase domain-containing protein has protein sequence MSIQVSPLNLERYELKYLISPDMVEPISRFVEAYCYMDHFSEIADDKYYTINSLYLDSPSYFILHFKERANAFSFNMRIRSYGAGTAPPYFFEVKYKVREFVKKKRAKVSIPNWSDILEYDTIPDNVEEGSKGNLEDFLRQKITYNVGPVILTQYRRKAYISHVDDYARVTFDRDLRFHEANTWTVTPNEKLLSHYDHPESFEEPGKCVVLELKCEKKIPLWMIDLIRKFGLVGGSFSKFGNSMATHLGIPDVVSSGILYR, from the coding sequence ATGAGCATTCAGGTTTCGCCTTTAAACTTAGAGCGGTATGAATTGAAGTACCTGATCTCTCCCGATATGGTCGAACCTATCTCCCGGTTTGTTGAAGCCTATTGCTACATGGATCATTTTTCTGAGATCGCGGACGACAAGTATTATACGATCAACAGTCTTTATCTGGATTCGCCGTCTTATTTTATTCTTCATTTTAAAGAACGCGCTAATGCCTTTAGTTTTAATATGCGAATCAGGTCTTATGGAGCTGGAACAGCGCCACCGTATTTTTTTGAGGTGAAGTACAAGGTGCGAGAGTTCGTTAAAAAGAAACGAGCAAAGGTGTCTATTCCCAACTGGTCGGATATTTTGGAATACGACACTATCCCGGATAATGTCGAGGAAGGATCCAAAGGCAATCTTGAGGATTTTCTAAGACAAAAAATCACTTACAACGTCGGCCCTGTCATACTGACTCAGTATCGTCGCAAGGCGTACATATCCCACGTCGACGACTATGCCCGTGTGACCTTTGACCGCGACCTGCGTTTTCACGAAGCGAACACTTGGACTGTTACGCCCAACGAAAAGCTTTTGTCGCATTACGATCACCCGGAATCTTTTGAAGAACCGGGAAAGTGCGTAGTTTTAGAACTGAAGTGCGAAAAGAAAATTCCGCTTTGGATGATTGATCTGATTCGTAAGTTCGGGTTGGTCGGTGGGTCGTTTTCTAAGTTTGGCAACTCTATGGCGACTCACTTAGGGATTCCTGACGTGGTCTCGTCAGGAATCCTTTATCGATAA
- a CDS encoding biotin/lipoyl-binding protein, translating into MMKAARSFLKTFMEDFVGSDNKFLAGTWCVAVLIILSFGFVLNSETVSILGIAESREFQVNFDTAVEIKQIHVMPSQVVKKGDLLLELGQKELDNQLRILRSRHDRLLAELKLRQEISHLTKDYAKMPEGADPLLVDLNDTKKEMDLIENRLRNLFVFAEVDGAVGAVNFKNGEKAPAFAPLLTLVPVNPSYINGYVNENLHATINVGQLVDVVSASGHKIQGRVVSVGTRIVQIPDRVMRIQTLPAWGREVVIKIPNANGFLVGEKVTVKKSWGITLFSTAQAEQADAGTDSFQSLEEIYFPTRITEQFQPEISGLTYIPEIRQFAMISDDYPEDHPWILLMNAKGEVAEQMLPVEGLDKMEDIESISADGSDIYLLSSLSATKKENLKEARQLFVKVKRNGIRFSLDKQVDLRKALLPTLAAAKDPTLQEIARQSQGTKLNDLEVEGHFVKDGDLYLALKRPMIFAGEGLILKVKNMEALFETGRILEKNVSVAFRFPLRLPHKTTSLYLSDMIHTEDHIYISTSCVSEKCSAVWKINPQTSQAELVQEFDVKKLEGISLGPSHHQIFGVFDNKKGGKFITIPFAAAQGQQ; encoded by the coding sequence ATGATGAAAGCCGCACGCTCATTTCTTAAGACTTTTATGGAAGATTTTGTAGGCTCGGACAATAAGTTCCTGGCGGGGACCTGGTGTGTGGCGGTGCTAATCATACTTAGTTTTGGATTTGTTCTAAACTCAGAGACTGTCAGCATCTTGGGAATCGCAGAATCACGAGAGTTCCAAGTCAACTTTGATACGGCTGTCGAAATTAAGCAAATTCATGTGATGCCTAGCCAAGTTGTGAAAAAAGGCGACCTTCTTTTGGAGCTGGGTCAAAAAGAATTGGACAATCAATTGCGCATTCTTCGGTCTCGTCACGACCGTCTGCTGGCAGAGCTTAAATTGCGTCAAGAGATCTCTCATCTTACAAAAGATTATGCGAAGATGCCCGAGGGTGCGGATCCATTACTGGTAGACCTTAACGATACAAAAAAAGAAATGGATCTGATTGAAAATCGATTGCGCAACCTTTTCGTATTTGCGGAAGTGGATGGTGCGGTCGGAGCCGTGAATTTTAAAAACGGCGAAAAGGCTCCCGCATTTGCTCCGCTTTTAACTCTGGTCCCTGTGAATCCGAGCTATATCAATGGCTATGTGAATGAAAATCTTCATGCGACGATCAATGTGGGTCAGCTGGTGGATGTGGTTTCCGCCAGTGGCCACAAGATTCAAGGACGGGTTGTCAGCGTGGGAACTCGTATTGTACAGATTCCTGATCGTGTGATGCGTATTCAGACCCTTCCGGCCTGGGGACGCGAAGTCGTTATTAAGATTCCCAATGCCAACGGTTTCTTGGTCGGCGAAAAAGTGACGGTTAAAAAGTCTTGGGGAATTACTCTGTTCAGTACGGCTCAGGCCGAACAAGCCGATGCCGGTACGGACAGCTTTCAAAGTCTTGAAGAAATTTATTTTCCGACTCGCATCACTGAGCAGTTTCAGCCGGAAATTTCTGGTCTGACCTATATTCCCGAGATTCGCCAGTTTGCGATGATCTCTGACGACTATCCAGAAGATCACCCTTGGATCTTATTGATGAATGCCAAAGGTGAAGTCGCCGAACAAATGCTTCCCGTCGAGGGATTGGACAAAATGGAAGATATCGAATCTATATCTGCTGACGGAAGCGATATCTATCTTTTAAGTTCTCTTTCGGCGACAAAGAAAGAAAATCTTAAAGAGGCCCGTCAGCTTTTTGTGAAAGTAAAACGCAATGGCATCCGATTCTCTTTAGATAAACAGGTGGATTTAAGAAAAGCCCTTTTGCCAACCTTGGCGGCGGCTAAAGATCCAACACTGCAAGAGATTGCCCGGCAAAGTCAGGGTACGAAATTGAACGATCTTGAGGTCGAAGGTCATTTTGTTAAGGACGGGGATCTGTACTTAGCATTAAAACGTCCGATGATCTTCGCTGGGGAAGGCTTGATTTTAAAAGTTAAAAATATGGAGGCCCTATTTGAAACGGGTCGCATTCTTGAAAAGAATGTCAGCGTCGCTTTCCGTTTTCCCTTGCGACTGCCGCATAAGACAACCAGCCTCTATCTTTCTGACATGATTCATACCGAGGATCACATTTATATTTCAACCTCCTGCGTGAGTGAAAAGTGCAGTGCGGTTTGGAAAATCAACCCGCAAACTTCGCAGGCAGAGCTTGTGCAAGAATTCGATGTGAAGAAATTAGAGGGCATTTCATTGGGGCCTTCTCACCACCAGATCTTCGGAGTTTTTGACAATAAAAAAGGTGGCAAGTTCATCACCATACCTTTTGCGGCGGCTCAGGGGCAGCAATGA
- a CDS encoding DUF4956 domain-containing protein has protein sequence MLDFSILNSSFSNPTWISIVYAFLLSFVLGTVLAVIYVKTFRGLSYSLNFLHGLVLLPIVIAIAMQAIGDNVARGIGMIGALSLLRFRTNVKDPRDMFFIFASLAVGLASGVHAYGIAILGTGCFVIALLVLQGSSFAAGPQFDGLLRFNLARNPEQQRQIENVLEGKCRHFALATIREMGQGDRLDFSYQVRLKPQTTSSQLIEDLGKVDSVRGLNFMNQESVIEV, from the coding sequence ATGTTGGACTTTTCTATTCTGAATTCATCATTTTCAAATCCGACGTGGATCTCAATCGTATACGCATTCCTGTTGAGTTTTGTATTAGGTACGGTCTTGGCCGTTATTTACGTTAAAACTTTCCGAGGGCTGTCCTATTCATTGAACTTCCTGCATGGCTTGGTCTTACTGCCGATCGTAATTGCGATCGCTATGCAGGCGATTGGCGACAATGTAGCCCGTGGTATCGGGATGATCGGTGCTTTGTCCTTGTTGCGCTTTAGAACGAATGTCAAAGACCCGCGCGATATGTTTTTCATCTTTGCCTCTCTAGCCGTGGGCCTTGCGTCTGGGGTGCATGCCTATGGAATTGCGATCTTAGGTACGGGTTGTTTTGTAATTGCCCTTTTGGTGCTGCAGGGGTCTTCGTTCGCAGCAGGCCCTCAATTTGACGGACTTTTGCGTTTTAACCTAGCACGCAACCCCGAACAGCAAAGACAGATTGAAAATGTGCTTGAAGGCAAATGCCGTCACTTCGCCTTAGCGACAATCCGAGAAATGGGGCAAGGGGACCGCCTGGATTTTTCTTATCAAGTGCGTTTAAAGCCTCAAACGACGTCTTCTCAACTCATTGAAGACCTTGGCAAAGTGGATTCAGTCCGTGGATTGAACTTTATGAACCAAGAGTCCGTGATCGAGGTGTGA
- a CDS encoding YkgJ family cysteine cluster protein, whose protein sequence is MKRPDVDRPSTWKSYRTDMCKGCWGGCCTMPVEIKISDLIRLGLTTEDEAAGSIKKLAKRLMKEGYITSYRQGTEFFMLSQKANRDCWFLDSKTRLCTVYEKRPDTCRGFPSIGPRPGFCPGST, encoded by the coding sequence ATGAAACGTCCTGATGTCGATCGCCCCTCAACTTGGAAATCCTATCGCACCGATATGTGCAAAGGCTGCTGGGGCGGCTGTTGCACCATGCCTGTGGAAATCAAAATTTCGGACCTGATTCGTTTAGGTCTGACGACGGAAGATGAGGCCGCAGGCTCCATCAAAAAATTAGCAAAACGTTTAATGAAAGAGGGCTATATCACCTCGTACCGTCAAGGGACTGAGTTCTTTATGCTCTCGCAAAAAGCCAATCGCGACTGCTGGTTTTTAGATTCCAAAACCCGTCTTTGCACAGTCTATGAAAAGCGTCCTGACACCTGTCGCGGATTTCCCTCTATAGGGCCTCGTCCTGGGTTCTGTCCAGGAAGCACTTAA